Below is a genomic region from Hippea sp. KM1.
TTTTAAGCATCTATCCTCCAAAATAAGCCCTTTTTATTCTCAGCTCATCCTGAAAATCGCAAGCCCTTCCCTCATCTGTTATAACACCGTTTTTCAAAACATACACCCTATCTGCCACCTTTATGGTTTTGTTCACATTCTGTTCAACCACCAAAACGGTAAAGCCGCTCTCCTTCATAAACACTATGATATTAAACAGCTCCTTAACAAGCTTGGGCGACAAACCGGCCGAAGGCTCATCCAGCATAACAAACTTGGGCCTCCTCAGAAGCAGTTGAGCTATAGACAGCATCTGCTGCTCCCCACCGCTTAACAGACCGGCCTTTAAATAAAGCTTATTCTTAAGATTGGGGAAAATATCAAAAACCTTATCACTCTCCCTTTTAAAATAGTCCCACGATTCCCTCTTTATCCTATTGAATGCCGCTATGGCAAGGTTATCATAAACACTCAAATCGGCAAAGACCGTGCGTTTATCGGGAAGATAGGCCATACCCATCCTCATTATCTTATATGTCTTTGAATGGGTTATATCCTCACCCAAGAATACAACCCTGCCGCTTTTGCTCACAATATTTACAATTGCATTCAAGAGCGTTGTCTTGCCGCTGCCGTTTGAGCCTATCACGGCAACAGCCTCACCCTCTTTAACCTCTATAGAGACGCCCTTTAACGCTTGAGCCTTTCCGTATGAAACCCGAATATCCTCAGCCTTTAGCATTACCCACCCAAATACGCCTTAATCACCCTATCGTCGTTGGTTATCTCACTCGGCAACCCCTCTGCAATCTTTTTACCACTATCCATCACCACAACAGAGTGAGAACAGTTGGCCACAAATTCAATGTCATGCTCAATAAGGAGGATCGACACGCCCCCTTCCCAAATCCTGAATATGGCATTGAGCAGCTTATCGGTCTCGCTCTCATTGAGGCCTGCAGCAGGCTCATCAAGCAGGATGAGTTTTGGCTGTGCCACCATAGCCCTTGCAAGCTCAACGAGCCGCTTTATGCCAAAAGGAACCTCAGAGGGCATCTTGTAAGCATAATCCTCTATCTTTAAGAAACGCATGGAGCGCTCAACCTTCTCAAATATGGCCTTCTCCCTTTTTCCTGTTATACCAAGCATAACCTTAAAAGGATTAAACTCACCCTCTATATGCAAACCCACCGCTATATTCTCAGCAATAGTCAGGCTATCAACGAGCCTAATATTCTGAAATGTTCTGGTTATACCCAAAGGGGCAAGTTCAAACGGTTTTAGTCTGGTCAGCTCCTTATTCAAAAACCGAATCTTTCCGCTGTCTGGCTTATACAGACCGGTAATTATATTAAAAAGCGTTGTCTTGCCCGCCCCGTTTGGCCCGATTAAGGCCTTTATCTGCTTTTGCTTAACATCGAAGCTGACACCATCAACAGCCCTTATGCCGCCAAAAGATTTGGATACATTCAAAACACTTAGTATTGGTGCTTTTTCCATCGAATAAAACCACCTAAACCCTTAGGCATAAACATAACCATAACAATAAGCAGAAGACCGTTGAATATCGGCCAGTAATCCTGAAGCGAGGTGATCAGGTTGGGAATCACCTCCAAGAATACAGCCATAACAAGCCCGCCAAATATACTGCCCATTCCGCCAACAAACATCATGACCACATAGTTTATCGACTTCAAAAGACTAAACGATGTGGGCGAGATAAAGCCTATGTAAAATGCAAAAAGCGAACCTGCAAATGAGGCATAGATACAGCTTATAACAAAGGCTATGATCTTGTATTTATGCGTATTTATGCCAAATGAGAGGGCAGCCTGCTCTGCCAGGCTTGTGCTCTTAAGCGCCCTGCCGAAGGCCGATGATGTGATATTCTTGGCAATAAAGGCAAACACAAATACCAAAATCCAGATAAAGAAGTAAAACTTCTTCTCGCTATCGAATACAAAATCGCCAACAGAAAGCATCGGTATGCCAACCAAACCCTGATGCCCACCGGTTATCCAATTCAAATTATTGGCAAGCATATAGATAATCTCGCCTATAGCCAGTGTGGCCATAGCCAGATAATGCCCCTTTAGCTTCAGTGTGGGATAGGCCACAAATAGGGAAATCAAACCCACAACAAAAGCCGTTATAAACATAGAAATCCATGGTGATATGCCAAACTTGATAGAGATAATGGCCGATATGTATGCACCAAGCCCCACAAAGCCCGCATGACCCAACGATATCTGACCGGCAAAACCTGAGAGTATATTCAAACCCATAACAACTATAGAGCTTATGGCTGCAACCGAAAGCATATTCAGGACAAACGGATTGCTCTCAACAACCCCAATAAGCAACATTACTGCCACAAAGACACAGATGGCGCTAAACTCCTTCATTACACCCTCTCAACATCCTTAGAACCAAATATACCTTCAGGTGCAACAAAAAGCACGGCTATCATAACCACAAAGGCAACCATGTCCTTATAGGAGGATGAGACATACCCGGCTGCCAATGATTCACTGATCCCTATAACCAGACCTCCGACCACAGCTCCTATGTTGTTCCCAAAACCGCCAACCACGCTGGCTGCAAAACCCTTAAGACCAAACATCAAACCCATGTCGTATTTAACAAAGCTAATAGGGGCAACCACAGCCCCGCCAATGGCACCAACCAGGCCGCTTATAAAAAAACTCATGCCACCTAAATTCGATACATTGACGCCAAATAGCCTGCAGGCCAGTGGGTTGAGCGAGCTTGCCACAAACAGCTTGCCCGTTAAGGTTTTAGAAAAAAACCAGAACAACAACCCAACCAATACAACAACGACAGACAAAACAATTACATACTGGCTTGAGAATGTCAAACCAGCAACACTTACGCTTTCGAAGGGTAGGAAGTTCTTAACAGGATAGGCGTTTTTACCAAAAACCACCATCGTTATGCCCCTGATGAGAACCGATATGCCTATGGTCAATATTATCAAGGAAAGCTCAGTGGGCTTCCTTGTGTTCTTTATGAAAATAAAATAGATTAAAATACCAACAATACCGACAAACACCGATGAAGCTATTAAGGATAAAACAACAGGCCACCCCAGGCCCAAAAGATAGAATTCAACAACACCGCCCAGCATTATAAATTCGCCCTGGGCAAAGTTCACTATCTTTACCGATGAGTAAATTATGTTAAAACCTATGGCAACAAGGGCGTATATTAAACCCGTTATTATGCCGTTTATCGTGTATTGAATAAAGGTTTCTATAGCGTATCCTCCAAATCTTCCGCCTCTTTCTTAAACAGTTCAGCGGTCAAATCGTCTATGTTGCAAAAATGGATCTCCTCTATATTTTTAGCATCCCTTAAAAACTCAACGGCAGTGGTAAAGATGATATGCGCAGCCCTCTCCTTTGGAAAGCCGAAGATACCTGAGCTTATGGCTGGTAAAGATACACTTTTTATTCCCTTCTCCTCAGCCAACTTCAATGCACTCAAGACGGCACTCTTAAGCTTGTTATCTTCATCACCTTCACCCCAAACAGGGCCAACGGCATGTATCACATATTTAGCCTTCAGCCTACCAGCGCCTGTAATGGC
It encodes:
- a CDS encoding ABC transporter ATP-binding protein: MLKAEDIRVSYGKAQALKGVSIEVKEGEAVAVIGSNGSGKTTLLNAIVNIVSKSGRVVFLGEDITHSKTYKIMRMGMAYLPDKRTVFADLSVYDNLAIAAFNRIKRESWDYFKRESDKVFDIFPNLKNKLYLKAGLLSGGEQQMLSIAQLLLRRPKFVMLDEPSAGLSPKLVKELFNIIVFMKESGFTVLVVEQNVNKTIKVADRVYVLKNGVITDEGRACDFQDELRIKRAYFGG
- a CDS encoding ABC transporter ATP-binding protein, which gives rise to MEKAPILSVLNVSKSFGGIRAVDGVSFDVKQKQIKALIGPNGAGKTTLFNIITGLYKPDSGKIRFLNKELTRLKPFELAPLGITRTFQNIRLVDSLTIAENIAVGLHIEGEFNPFKVMLGITGKREKAIFEKVERSMRFLKIEDYAYKMPSEVPFGIKRLVELARAMVAQPKLILLDEPAAGLNESETDKLLNAIFRIWEGGVSILLIEHDIEFVANCSHSVVVMDSGKKIAEGLPSEITNDDRVIKAYLGG
- a CDS encoding branched-chain amino acid ABC transporter permease — protein: MKEFSAICVFVAVMLLIGVVESNPFVLNMLSVAAISSIVVMGLNILSGFAGQISLGHAGFVGLGAYISAIISIKFGISPWISMFITAFVVGLISLFVAYPTLKLKGHYLAMATLAIGEIIYMLANNLNWITGGHQGLVGIPMLSVGDFVFDSEKKFYFFIWILVFVFAFIAKNITSSAFGRALKSTSLAEQAALSFGINTHKYKIIAFVISCIYASFAGSLFAFYIGFISPTSFSLLKSINYVVMMFVGGMGSIFGGLVMAVFLEVIPNLITSLQDYWPIFNGLLLIVMVMFMPKGLGGFIRWKKHQY
- a CDS encoding branched-chain amino acid ABC transporter permease gives rise to the protein METFIQYTINGIITGLIYALVAIGFNIIYSSVKIVNFAQGEFIMLGGVVEFYLLGLGWPVVLSLIASSVFVGIVGILIYFIFIKNTRKPTELSLIILTIGISVLIRGITMVVFGKNAYPVKNFLPFESVSVAGLTFSSQYVIVLSVVVVLVGLLFWFFSKTLTGKLFVASSLNPLACRLFGVNVSNLGGMSFFISGLVGAIGGAVVAPISFVKYDMGLMFGLKGFAASVVGGFGNNIGAVVGGLVIGISESLAAGYVSSSYKDMVAFVVMIAVLFVAPEGIFGSKDVERV
- a CDS encoding macro domain-containing protein — encoded protein: MRVLKELRINDKVVKVVQGDITEEDTEAIVNAANSHLKHGGGVAGAIVRKGGYEIQEESDKIGYVPTGSAAITGAGRLKAKYVIHAVGPVWGEGDEDNKLKSAVLSALKLAEEKGIKSVSLPAISSGIFGFPKERAAHIIFTTAVEFLRDAKNIEEIHFCNIDDLTAELFKKEAEDLEDTL